A stretch of DNA from Orcinus orca chromosome 3, mOrcOrc1.1, whole genome shotgun sequence:
gaagacctaaatagacatttctctaaagaagacatacagatgtccaggaggcacatgaaaagatgatcaacaacactaattattagagaaatgcaaatcaaaagtacaatgagatatcacctcacacctgtcagaatgcccatcatcaaaaagtccacatacagtaaatgctggagagggtgtggagaaaagggaacactcctacactgttggttggaatgtaaattggtacaaccactatggagaaaagtatggaggttccttaaaaaactaaaaatagagttatcatatgatccagcaatcccactcctgggcatatatccagagaaaaccatgatttgaaaggatacatgcaccccaatgttcattgcagcactgtttagaatagccaagacagggaagcaacctaaatgtccatcgacagatgaatggataaagaagatgtggaacatatatataatggaatattactcagccattaaaaagaataaaataatgccatttgcagcaacatggatggacccggagattatcatagtaagtgaagtaagtcagacagagaaagacaaatatcatatgatattgcttatatgcagaatctaaaaaaatgatgcaaatgaacttatttacgaaacagaaacagactcataaacttagaaagcaaacttatggttaccaaaggggaaaggtggggagggaggagggaaaaattGGGAGTTTcagactgacatatatacattactatatttaaaatatataatcaacaaggatgtactgtatagcacagggagctctcctccatattctctaataacctatatgggaaaagaatttgaaaaagaatagatacatgtatttgtataactgaatcactttactgtacacctgaaactaacacaacattgtgaatcaactatactccaatataaaataaaaattcaaaagaaaaaaacaaacaaccagagAGTAGgcaaatagaaaaatgataaaatggttgacctaaatataaataattacattaaaagcGATGGTctaaatacatcaattaaaagacagagactgtcagattagatttttaaaaaatagtctcaACTACATCCTGTATTCAAGAaacttactttaaatataaagacatgggAAGACGGAACCGGAGCCGGGTACGGGCAGCGGACGCGGTCCAGCTGAGAGCCGAAGATGGCAGTGAATGTGTACTCAACGTCGGGCACCAGTGATAACCTCAGTCGACATGACATGCTGGCCTGGATCAATGAGTCTGTGCAGTTGAATCTGACAAAGATTGAACAGTTGTGCTCAGGGGCTGCCTATTGTCAGTTTATGGACATGCTGTTCCCTGGCTCCATTGCCTTGAAGAAAGTGAAATTCCAAGCTAAGCTAGAACATGAATACATCCAGAACTTCAAAATACTACAAGCAGGTTTTAAGAGGATGGGTGTTGACAAAATAATTCCTGTGGACAAATTAGTAAAAGGAAAGTTTCAGGACAATTTTGATTTCGTTCAGTGGTTCAAGAAGTTTTTTGATGCAAACTATGATGGGAAAGACTGTGACCCTGTAGCTGCCAGACAAGGTCAAGAAACTGCAGTGGCCCCCTCCCTTGTTGCTCCAGCTCTGAACAAACCGAAGAAACCTCTCAGCTCTAGCAGTGCAGCTCCACAGAGGCCCATTGCAACACACAGAACTACTGCAACCCCTAAGGCTGGCCCGGGCGTGGTGCGGAAGAATCCTGGTGTGGGGAACGGGGATGATGAAGCAGCCGAATTGATGCAGCAGGTCAACGTATTGAAACTTACCGTCGAAGacttggagaaagagagagatttctACTTTGGAAAGCTAAGGAACATTGAATTCATTTGCCAGGAGAACGAGGGGGAAAACAACCCTGTATTGCAGAGGATTGTGGACATTCTCTATGCCACAGATGAAGGCTTCGTGATACCTGATGAAGGGGGCCCGCAGGAGGAACAAGAAGAGTATTAACAGCCTGGACCAGCTGAGCATCATCCGAATTCTTCACTCCAAATCATGTGCTTAACTGTAAAATATTCCCTTTTATTATTCTTAGAGGACTCACTGGTTTCTTTTCATAAGCAAAAAGTACCTCTTCTTAAAGTGCACTTTGCAGAAGTTTCACTCCTTTTCCAATAAGTTTGAGTTAGGAGCTTTTTCCTTGTAGCAGAGCAGTATTAACATCTAGTTGGTTCACCCAGGGAACAAAGAGGCTGACCATGGGGCTCACTGTGTGGATGCTGGTAGCACTGATGGCTGGAGAAGGGGGAGACCTCAGTAGAGATGTGTAAAGACTGGTTTGAATTTTAAGCTAATGTGAAATCTTGACAGAGAacgttttaataaataaatgccttAAGAGTATTTAAAAGATGcttccatatttcaaaatgtaaaatgtaacatGACAGGAGCTTCTTCGTGTTTGACATTGTGTCTGGGAAGGAAGGGCCAGAACCTGGAACCTTTGGGACCTGCTGTTCCCAGCCCTCACGGGGCTGCCTGATCCTCATAGGCCCAGACCTTGGCCCAAAAGGAAAGTTTGAAAAGTTGATTTGTAAAGCCATTTAGTGTCCTTGACCAGTTGCATCCCTGATAAGAAGCAAGAGGCATTGTTGCCTGGATGAATAGAGGGGTGTGTTTCAGCCCTGAGACATGTTGAGTCGAAGAGCTTGATTTTCATAGAACATTCCTCTGGTGATTTTTCCAGTTATCCCTGATATTTCTATGTactgtgttttgttgttgttgttttgttttgtttttttttgaaatgaggTGTGTCCAGTTTTTAAATCTAACAACTACTTTTGGGGACTTGCCCGCATCTCTGGGATTTGAATGGGGGTTGTGTCCCATTTTACTGTCTTTTAAGTTTACATTTAACATGTTtctcttctctgctccccttGCCCACTGGGGACTCCTCTTTGGCTCCTTAAAGTTTGCTGCTTAGAGTGGAAGTTCAGCAGGCAGGTGATCATGCTGCAAGTTCTTTCTGGACCTCTGGCAAAGGGAGTGATCAGTGAAGGAAGGCCACTGCTACCTTGGGATCTGCAAGGCTGGGTGTTTTCGGTACCTGCTGTCCACAGCCCTCCACTGTTATCGGAATACTTTGCCAGTGCACTAATCTCTTTGGAGATAAAAATGTTAGCGTGTTactaaatgttaattttcttttgcaGAAAATACAGTACCATGTCTgagttaattattaatatttaaaatatttcattccttAACTCCCTCATTTGCTTTGCCCACAGCCTATTCAGTTCCTTTGTTCGGCAGAATTCTGCAAAATGTGTTACCCACTACTGAGATTGTTCTGCCCCTGATGTATTTGTATTGATTTGTTTCTGGTGGTAGCTTGTCCTAAAATGTGTGTAGCAAGCAGGTATTTTATGATAAAATTGTTGTGTAGTGCATGCTCTGTGTGGAATTCAGAGGAAAACCCAGATTCAGTGATTAACAATGCCAAAAAATGCAAGTCGCTAGCCATTGTTCAAATAACAGTGGTGCTATTTCTCTTTTGTGGCCTTTTAGACTTTTGTTGCcctaaaattccattttattggGAACCCGTTTTCCACCTGGTCTGTCTTGACAGGGTTTTTTGCTACTTTAAACAGTTTCtaaataaaattctgtatttcaagaaaaaaaaaatatataaagacatgcataagttaaaagtaaaaggatgagaaGAGATATATCACACAAATgctaatgaaaagaaagctggaattgTTACATTAATATTAGACAAAGTGGACTCTAGAATAAGAAAAATTGCTATGGATAAAGAGGGATATTACATAATGTTAAAAGGCTCAATCCATCAGGAAACCATAGTAATCCTAGCTGACTGAGctgaaaaatatatgaacaaagtCTAACAGGAGTGAAAAATTGAAAGGAGCCAAAGATAAATTCACAATTACAATGGGAGGATTTAACACTCATCTCTCAGTGcttgatagaacaagtagacagaaaatcggCAGGGATATATAAGACTGTAACAGCACCATCAAaaaacttgacctaattgacatttataaaatgccactcaaaaactatagaaaaaaaattatcttaaagtACACATGGATCACTCACCAAGATGGACCATACTATGGGCCACAGAGCAAGACttaacatgttttttaaatttgaaatcatataaaatttgttttctgacTATTATagaatgaaactaaaaatcaataacagaaagatctgGAAAATCTGCAAATATCTGGAAATGAAGCAGTGCACTTGTAAATAACCCATAGATAAAAGAGGAAGtctcaagaaaaattagaaaatattttgaactgaaagaACATGAagggaaaatataacaaaatttgtGGATATAGCTAAAACAGTgcttaaaggaaattttatagcattagtttcttatattagaaaagaagaaagttctcATATCAGTCATCTTAGTTTCTAttttaagaaaccagaaaaaaagagaaaattaaatacaaaatatgtagaaggaaggaaatattaaagaCCCAAATTAGACAAACTAGGAGAAatgaaccaattccttgaaagacactcAAGTAAAAGTAGATAAACTGAGTAGTCCTTTGTCTATTATAGAAATTGAATTCATGATTTAAAACTTTTGAGCAAATAAAACTCCAGGTCCAGACGGTTTCTCTAAAtacttttatcaaacatttaaggaggaATAATACTAATTCTACACAACCTcatacagaaaatagaaaagaatggaaTACTTCTCAACTTATTCTGTGAGACTAGTATAACTCTAATACCCAAACCAGAGAAATATATTATAAGGAAAAAAGCTACAGAACAaatccctgatgaacacagatgcaaatatcctcaacaaaatccagcaacacataaaaataataatacattacagggcttccctggtggcgcagtggttgagatgcaggggacacgggttcgtgccctggtccgggaagatcccacatgccgcggagcggctgggcccgtgagccatggccactgagtctgcgcgtccagagcctgtgctccgcaacaggagaggccacaacagtgagaggcccgcgtaccacaaaagaaagaataataatacaTTACAACCAACTGGGGTTATCCCTGGAATTCAAGGCTGGATCAACAttggaaaaagcatttggcaaaattcaaaatccatatgattaaaaactctcaacaaactagtAATAGCAGCAAACTTCCTTAACCTAATAAAGGGTATCTACAAAAACTTACCATTAATaacatacttaatagtgaaagactgagTACTTTCATTTTAAGACTGTGAACAAAGTAAATCGGTCcttcttaccacttctattcaatatcatattggaagtcctagccagtgcaataagtcaagaaaaagagataaaaggtcCGTAGATTGGAAACTAAGAAAACCATCATTATTAGCAGATGGCATGATTGGCcacatagggaaaaaaaaaaaaaaaaaaaacttttaaaatgctcCTACAACTAAGTAAGCATAACAGGGTTGtaagatacaaggtcaatatacaaaactcAATTATATTCCTCTATATTAGCAATAAACAGTTGGAATTCAACATTAATAAAGCAGTACTACTTGCATCAAAAAATGGAAcacaggtataaatctaacaaaatatgcacAAGATCTGTAGATGAAAAGTATAAatcaacagatgaaagaaatcaaagacctaaatgaatggagaaataGACCATGTTTATgagttggaagactcaatattattcaaatattaattCTCCCCAAGATGTTCTAGCTAGACCAAAAGCacgattcataaaagaaaaattgacaaattggatgttttcaaggtttgttCTATGAAATACACTAAGAGGATGAGAAGACAAaccatggactgggagaaaatatttgcaaactacataTCTAATAAAAGACttgtttccagaatatataaagcaccctcaaaactaaacaataagaaaataaacaaccttttcaaattagtgttttcattttttccagatatatacccaggagtggaaatgctagatcatatggtagttcaatttttagctttttaaggaaactccatactgttttccatagtggctacaccaatttacatgcccaaAAATGGTGtaaagaattcccttttctctacatcctttccaatgtttattatttgtagacttttcatgatagccattctgacaggtgtcaggtgatatctcattgttgttctgatttgcatttctctaataattagcaatgttgagtatcttttcatgtgtctgttagccATCCATACatattctttgggaaaatgtctattcaggtcttatGCCTATTTTTTGactggattattattattttttaatattgagttgtatgagctgtttcattgcagcactatttacaacagtcaagatatggaagcaacccaaatgcccatcaacagactaatggagaaagaagatgtagtatgtatatatacaatggaataaaaaagaatgagattctgccatttgcagcaacttggagGAACCTAGagaacattatgcttagtgaaataagtcagacagagaaagacaattactgtatgatatcacttacaggtagaatctaaaatataatacaaatgaatgcatatgcaaaacagaaacagactcacagatatagaaaacaaactattggttaccaaaggagaaattaGAGGTATGGGATTAAAagctacaaactactatgtataatatagataagcagcaaggatatattgtaaagCAAAGGGAATGATAGCCATTTTCTTGTAATAACTTCTAATGGaacataatctttaaaaatgctgaatcactatgctgtacacctgaaactaatatattattgTAATTCGACACTTCAAaaaaagagaatctaaaaaaatggtacaaatgaacttatttatgaaacagaaatatagtcacagatgtggaaaacaaacttatgattaccaagagggaagggataaattgggagattgggattgacatatacacactactgtatataaaataggtaactaataagaacctactgtatagcacagggaactctactcaatactctgtaatggcctagatgggaaaagaatctaaaaacgagtgtatacatgtataactgattcactttgctgtacagcagaaactaacacaacattgtaaatcagctatactccaataaaaattacttaaaaaagaaggaaaacaaattaaaggtgggcaaaaaatttaaacagacgctttaccaaagatatacagagggcaaataagcatataaaaagatgc
This window harbors:
- the LOC101285559 gene encoding microtubule-associated protein RP/EB family member 1-like; translated protein: MAVNVYSTSGTSDNLSRHDMLAWINESVQLNLTKIEQLCSGAAYCQFMDMLFPGSIALKKVKFQAKLEHEYIQNFKILQAGFKRMGVDKIIPVDKLVKGKFQDNFDFVQWFKKFFDANYDGKDCDPVAARQGQETAVAPSLVAPALNKPKKPLSSSSAAPQRPIATHRTTATPKAGPGVVRKNPGVGNGDDEAAELMQQVNVLKLTVEDLEKERDFYFGKLRNIEFICQENEGENNPVLQRIVDILYATDEGFVIPDEGGPQEEQEEY